The window CACGATAATTAAAACGTTAAATCAACAATAGTTTGCTTTACTTATATTAAGTATGTATATTTGAGATTAGTTCCTTTAGTTGTTAAAACTCACGTGCAGTTCTTTTAATCATTGTGAGTGACCCGTTTTCGATCGAATCTGCATATTGTGATTAGCTTTAATCTTAAAGAATTCTATAATTTTCCACAACTAAGTCATGTGATTTTGTGTACATATTTGACTGAATTTTTTATCGTAATTGCCAAAAATtctaggagtatctgtttgtGTAAAATGACATGCTTATAGTTTGACAGTTGAAGTACAAATTGTTGGAATCGTTCAAAATGCGCATATTGTTTTTCATCATTTGTATAATTGTCTTCGTCTTGTATATGTTCTCTTGTATATAATTgtaaatgtgttttttgtatttctgtCGGTAGTCATCGGGAAGCAATTCCCACCAACGCATTTGTGATCATTTGACTTTCATCTATCGTTAATCTATGAAAGTTGCTTGTTTTAACGAAACGCTTGATTTAAGGATTTGTACTTGTAATTTCTCTCGtactattattttataaagttattcatagtttttaagttCTCATTATGGTATGATTAGTATTCAAATggttcaattattttcaattctCTTGGCGATATCGCATCCACCAGTCATGTTTCCAAATCTCCGTGGTCCAATTACATCGTCTCTGTAGTGTATCTGtctgtaaattaattttgtacagTAGAGTTATTATGATAGGAATATTTGGAAATGTATGTGGTACAGAATTATCCTAAGGTATTAATGTCTAATTTAGTCTACGCGTAATGTAACTTCGACTGATAATGGTACAAACTAGATTGTGATTAAAGCAGTGGTGTTATACGAAAATGGTTATGTTACTTAATGACATTTTTAATGATTCTGTACGATACATAGATGCTAGGTTTGGTTCTAAGGTTGATTAATACATGGATTATTTGAATATCAAACATTAAAACGAAGACTAACAGGGTTTCAGAGCATGATGGATTAGCAAAATGAGGCCTAacatagaaatttttataatgaatttttgtaattttttacttcgCTTGCgctaatttgcatttaatttttaattagagaaTGAtggtttcatttaattaatccACCTGTTACAGGTTTGTATtagatattttaaacaaacggATTTCTGGGAATTACGTACAAGTTGTCTCTCGTCGCAGCaagtgcaattaaaatttgaacaattgtGATATTTACTTCtaaactccaaatttttaactaaattttacaACACGTATGTAATTCTTTGAAGTACCTACACTTTTCTGTAGAAATTGTATCTAGGATATTAGTGATGTAATATATTGTGTAGCCATAGAAATatattaatgttaaatattgCATTTAAAGCCTGGCATTTTCATTTCGTTTCCTGTAATTCTTGTTTTCGAACGACAAACAGGTGTTGCCGCTACAGAAAACTTGAAAATCGAagtaattaattgaattacaaGAAAAACTACTCGCTGAGACGGAGTTGAATCCGACGATGCGATGGACGGTCTACTAAACAGGAGATTTCACGCAAGGATGAGGCGGCTATTATTATTCAAGGTAAGTTCCTCGATATGGGCACTGCGTTATTATCCAAGGGGGCTGTTGTGAGTTGCAACTCGGCTACAATATTCGGTTGGTATTGGCGTAATTTCCATGCTGGGGAAGATTTCGGCGAAATTGAGTCACGAGTTTGTCGTTTTCTTTagcacttttattaaaataatgaacgCATTcaactttaatgcaaatttacaACTTATATAAGATggaaaaaaccattttttgtttagtttggCGGGATGGTATCAGATGTTCCGCATCTAGGGGGTCGAActtgcaaatttatttattaaaatcccATATAATTGCCTGCGGCTTTGTTTTGTGGTAATTACAGGTCTAGGTTGTGTCTGGAACGTGTGTCCAAACAATTCTACGCATTAATTTGGTACATGGCTGTcctaagtttatttttttaggtttttagAATTTAATTTCTGTAACGGTTTGTTCACCGTTCGACGTGGTAACACCAGAATTTAAATGTTTGTCAAGAACCTTAACGCTCTGATATGcgacataaattaaatataacaGGAAACTGTCAGCTTAATGTTTCATTTAGTTCGGATTTTCCGATCTAAGGAGGGTGTAATTTTGCTAAACTCTTTTAATtggataattaaatttttatcttgaaACATCTGCATACGGCATTTATCTAATTGTGTTGTTTCTTTGTAATGGACTCAATTTATTGTATAACAAATTATGTAATCTGTTACAAATCAAGGTTAATCTTATCGCAATTATTTGATGCATTACCCAGAGGTGGTATGGAATAGTATTTTTGCATATGAGAAATACGCAATCTCATTGTTACAAGATGCCTCAAAAAagaagtaaaaattattttgcacttttgttttacttacttttaattttccttAAAACAGGTacgtttttaaatagtttatttgtccaaaaataaaattaaaaaaataaccttCGCCTAAAACGGAAGGAAGCTGATTAGCCACAGAAAGTAAACATAAAATGAATTATCCACAGTGTACAATAGGTGTGGATACGCCACTTTTGGTTACATTGAACTTTTCCGGTTCACTGCTTTCATCACATTTTAGTAAGTtcagaatttcaaaaatattataaacacatgcaaaaaattccatattattggtaaaaataatttctaattaCCACCTTGTACTCGTAAAGAAGAcagaaaaataatgtcataCTTGAATCTCCGAGAGATTCTTCCAGTTTTTTTAAGACGAAGGATTTCGTGATGGTCATTGGATTGAAAATGAATCATCAGTATATCTGTGCGCATCACTCAAGGCTTTATTTCCAATAACAATGTAATTCAAAATCCGGATTTGTGGTCAGAACATTCTTATATTAAGTTTTTATATCACACAAAAAATGAactaaaatataaatgtaCCAAAAATAGGTTGTTAATGGAAATTGATGAGATCCTTATTATTTCAtctaaatataaacaaaataagctttttgtccaatgtttattttcagttaaaaatttacaaggCTGGCCATTGACACACAACttgtatttttgcataatacaGGATGGTCTTGTTTAAATTGGATTTTGGGAAGTACCGATTAGTCACCAATCAAACAATTACAATAGACAGCTTTTAACACCAACAAATGCATTGCATAACAACAGCAACAAGtacgtgtttttttaaattaactgtAAACCATCTTCGAAGAATAATATATCTGGTGGGGAGGCCTAAAGTTTAAACATTTCAAGATCGACACCGGTACATGCCGGTACTAAAATGTATTTTACAATGGGTCTGCgaaacactttaatttttgtggctTTAGTTAGTTGTGTCTTAGCTTGTAAGTAAATAGTGTTTAGTTTGATAACAAAATTCTtccataattattatttttgttgttttatctACAATTCAAATTTCAGATTCAGGCGAATTCGTCCCAAAATCCTACTACATAATCGACCAGGATGGTCACAAATCCGACGTCGTCTACTTCAGGAGTAAAAGGGACGTGGAATCGTTCCCCCTTTTCCGGGTAAAACGTGGGGGCGGCTCCTCATCCTCTTCGCAAAGTTCCGCGTctagcagcagcagcagcggCGCCGGATTCGGGGCTGGGGGCGGCGGCGCCGGAGGCGGTGGCATACCGTTCCAGGGAGGCAGCGGTAAATAGTTTTTCAAGCCAGTGACTAACACGCATGCCGAAacatttactaattttttggcCTATTTCTTGATCGTGTGATATTCATTTAAAGACTACTTTCCGGGATTCATAGACCCTGGATTCGCTGAATTTTTCAACAGCAACTTCGATGCCTTAGCAAAACTTGCCAGTAGTAccggtggcggcggcggcggcggaaGCGGTGCATTTGCACATTCTTTCGCCAGTTCCAGTTCGAGCGGCTCTTCGGGGATTCCCTCAGGTTTTGGAGGTGTTGGCGGAACGGCGGGACCCGGATATAAAGGGTAAGATGAGTCAGTGTTTATAAATTGTTGTGATCAAAGTATGAAAGCGAAATCGCCTCAAGttaaaaatgaatattttcgtttaaacaACTCATTTTAGTGAAGGCTACCTTTGTTTAACCGAATTATTAGAAATATTTGCTTTGTTAAACAGGTATTGCATATTTGTGGATACGTGGGGATTTTTTCAACTAAATACACAAGTTTTGggtttttgccatttttttaataattctttaaaacGTTTGTTGAGGTATATGATAGTAAGATTCATTTATCCATT of the Tribolium castaneum strain GA2 chromosome 1, icTriCast1.1, whole genome shotgun sequence genome contains:
- the LOC655901 gene encoding keratin, type I cytoskeletal 10 isoform X3, with product MYFTMGLRNTLIFVALVSCVLAYSGEFVPKSYYIIDQDGHKSDVVYFRSKRDVESFPLFRVKRGGGSSSSSQSSASSSSSSGAGFGAGGGGAGGGGIPFQGGSAKLASSTGGGGGGGSGAFAHSFASSSSSGSSGIPSGFGGVGGTAGPGYKGPILFSRFGEDTGNGVKVSSSAQGPRGAFSSSSSSIDSDGKIKYSVKSGKY
- the LOC655901 gene encoding putative lysozyme-like protein isoform X1: MYFTMGLRNTLIFVALVSCVLAYSGEFVPKSYYIIDQDGHKSDVVYFRSKRDVESFPLFRVKRGGGSSSSSQSSASSSSSSGAGFGAGGGGAGGGGIPFQGGSDYFPGFIDPGFAEFFNSNFDALAKLASSTGGGGGGGSGAFAHSFASSSSSGSSGIPSGFGGVGGTAGPGYKGPILFSRFGEDTGNGVKVSSSAQGPRGAFSSSSSSIDSDGKIKYSVKSGKY
- the LOC655901 gene encoding putative lysozyme-like protein isoform X2 gives rise to the protein MYFTMGLRNTLIFVALVSCVLAYSGEFVPKSYYIIDQDGHKSDVVYFRSKRDVESFPLFRVKRGGGSSSSSQSSASSSSSSGAGFGAGGGGAGGGGIPFQGGSDPGFAEFFNSNFDALAKLASSTGGGGGGGSGAFAHSFASSSSSGSSGIPSGFGGVGGTAGPGYKGPILFSRFGEDTGNGVKVSSSAQGPRGAFSSSSSSIDSDGKIKYSVKSGKY